GTCAGGCCTCTTGGGTTAAGGTTTATGAAAGAGACTTCATTCAGCCAGAGCAGTTCTTTGGGAAATACTTTGAGCTTGTCATCAGTTCAGGGCAAATAAGTTCCATGATTTTTAAACTCTTCCATCTGGCAATATCTGTGGTTACCTGAGTTCAGCTGTGAGATCAGGGTTTTGGCCTGTTCTGTGCAGCTGGAGGATAATTGCTGCATGTCAGCCTGTCTTAGCTGCCTGCTGCAGGTTAGTTCCACTCTTCTGTCTACATGAAAGGAATTTCTCCAATTAGTTAAGATTAAAAACTGGTTTAGAGGTAcaagaaatatgaaaaaatagaTTGCCAAGGGTATTTATGTTGGGTGTTTTCTCATCTGTTTTGAAAACTACCGTTGTAAAAGTGTGCTGGGGAAATGGCAGGGACCGATGCCATTTTATTTCTTATCCTGGGCAGTCTCAAAGGATACTTTCCTGTCTTTCTAGATCCAAATGTTGAAGTTTTAACCCCTTCTAGGATTTATTAGATTGTAGAGACTGTAGTAAGACAAATGAGTTTTGATCTTTTCTTGAAagttgctttctttttcctaaCAGATGGTGGACCCTACTCTGGCAGAAATGGGGAAGAATCTGAACGAAGCAATGAAGATGCTGGAAGACAATCAGAGGTACAATAAAAAACAATGGCTGTTTGTGCTAAGGGGAGGATTATTTGTGTCATTGGCATGAAGCAGAGAAACCCCTCATTTTCCTATAGTTTAAGGTCACGTTGTCATTCTGAAGCTTACACCTATACAAATCATCTTTGTTTCTCAAATGCTGGGATTTAAAAGTAAATGTATACATATTTATGCATGTTCTCTAATACCCAAAACAGGTCTGTTTTTCAAagttaggattttttttatttattattgcaGTGCCAGCAATTTTTGTTTCCTGTATATATGAGATTCTTCTCTAAGCTTTCTGTTACAGAACTGAAAACCCCAACAACTTGGGAACTCTTTAATTCAGTCTGAATGAAACTTTTGTGTTGATCTCATCTGGTTAATTTCTAAACTATTGTCAGTGAAATAGATACATGTCAGTAAGCATTTCTACAAGTCAAAGTCAATTACATATTTGATGTTATCAAACACAAGCTAAATACAGAGTTTATTCTGTGTCTTTAACTTAGGAAAGtggaggaggaaaatgaaaagaaatatgCACGGAAGGATATTCCTGGACCACTCCAAGGCAGGTAGGCAGCAGCATTTTTTAGATAATGCTCTTTTCAAAGTCTTAAACTACACACAGCATGTTTGTCTTCCAAGCAACTTGCATTAATGGAAAAGTTAACATTTTTCAGGCATCATCATAAATTTCTTCCCATACTCCcataggggggaaaaaagtaataCTATAATCATACCAACTATTTTTATTCTCAtgtagaaaagagaaaaaaagattacTTGTCCACAGTGACTGAAAGTTTGAACTCTTGGAATCTGATGAAATAGTGGTGCCTACAGCTGTGATTGAGACTCAAAGTAAACATAAACTTCTATTGAATTAAAGCacccagattaaaaaaaaaaaaactgacaCTGATAAAGtagaaaacagtaaaaaaaaaaaacaaaacaaaaaccaacaaaaaacccaaaacaaaagaaaaaaagaaccaaaccccAGGAACCTCCcaccttttcagcacagctgtcTTTATAAATTAAACAGCTCTTGTCCATAAGGCAGGTAAGACCATTGTACCTGAAAATGAAGATTTATCTTGGTTTTGTTCTCTGTGGGAGATgatcctgcaggagctcaggttaGCACTTCAGAAAGTTTTGCAAAAGCTATTTAAGTCTCTGCTGTGCAGGAACTAACCCTGGTTTGGAGTGGAGACACTGAGTTATCTTTTCTGTGAACAAAAAGCAATTTCAGCTATCAGTGTAGCTGAAATACTGTAGCTGAATAATAATGCATGGGGCTTGGCTTTCTTAAAGTTCTTACACTTAATTTCAGTTGGAGTTAGAAAAGTTGAGGTGGATCTTTTCCACTTTTACCATGTCATGTAAGAAATCTGACACAGCTTGTGTCTGCCACAAACTGAGATTTGTAGGGAGTTGTTTAATAGGTGTGCTGAGTTATGAGCTGAGGCTGGTTCAGGTGAAGTGAAATGTGGATCCTTAGCTACTGCCTTGCTTGGCTGTGTAGCAAAAAGAATTCAATGTTGGCAAGTCAGGCTTTTCAGACCAAATTTTCAGGTATCAGTAGATTTGTTTTTCTGAGTCTCCTGCTATAAACAAGTAAGATTTTTAATTGATTCAGCATCTTCATCTTTGTGGTCAGTTTTCCTGAGACCAAGGAACCATTTCTCTGCTGTACTCAGCATTCAGTAAAGGTGGAGTGTCCCAGATGGCCTCTTTTAGATGCTGAATTTTCCTGTCTGTGTCTCTTTAATGTGGTTTTGTTTCCCCTCCCAGTGGCCAGGATATGGTGAGCATACTGCAGTTAGTTCAGAACCTAATgcatggagaggaggaggaggaaactTCACAGTCCTACAGGTGAGGCCAGTATCAGTTACTGGATGTGGAAGACACctgattttttaatattctggTCACTATAGAACTTAACCACTTAAGCTCTGTATGTGTTTCAGTATATATAATTTCTCTATATATTTCAGTATATATACTGAAATATATGTATGCATAagtatatatattatgtattttaaAGTGTAAAATATTGTGCAACCAGGTAACTTTTTTAAGGCACCTTACATTTTACAGAGAAGCAGAATAATGCATGAGGCTTGGCTTTCTTAAAATTACAAGGCTTGCATTACTAATTGCTAAATGGAGTTATACAAGGGAAATGTTTCTCATGTGACAGCTCATTTCCTCCACTTCCTGAAAATTGTTTAATTGTTTTAAGTCTTAAAGATTTGAATACCAATAGATTTTTATCATGTATCTCTGTAGATGttaaaatgaaaggaaataaaatttgtttccatttttcagTAAAATGGAAATAGTACTAACTGATCTGCAGAGGATTATTGAAAACTGACATTCAAAAAATATGTtcatgattaaaaaaaacccctaaacaaataaaaaataaccaccaagcaaaaaaaccctaataaaGAAAAGCCATGCCTCTAAAAATAGAAATGTAGGTGTCCTGAGTTTTCTGTGCATAGGAGAGGAGGGTATTAATGCACTCTCAGTCCCAGTGCAGATAAGGTGCTGAGTTCCAGCTCATGTTGGCTGTTTCAAAAGCAGGAGCTGTTCCTGTGAGCAGCTGGGCCAAGTGAGGTGCTCTGGTGCACTGGCAGCTTAGTGTGTCATACAGGAGGGTGGCTGTGATCTGCTGCACTTCTCTCTGCTAAATATTTAAATTGCAATCAACCAATTCTGCCAGTGTGCATTAAAAATCCATGAAGCCCATATTGCTGGAATGCCCATGCCTTGGCTTTGACTGGCACTTCCTCTGTTCTGCCTTGCAGACTGCAGAACGTTGGTGAGCAGGGTCACATGGCTCTACTGGGACATAGTTTGGCTGCTTACATATCTGTGCTGGACAGAGAAAGACTGAGAAAACTCACAACCAGGATCCTTTCTGACACTActctctggctctgcaggctttTCAGGTGAGGCCCTGGGAATCACTGGTGTCACAAGGTAGTGAtagtgtttaaaaataaatgtgatttgaCTGAGGATGTCGACTAAAGAAACCACCAAACTTAGAAATCCTTGGAAGGTCTGAACACAACCTTAACCTAGCCTAAAGAATATAGGTTGCATTATCTTTAAAATTAGCAATCCAGAATTTAAATCTATATTAAAACCAGAATGAAGCCTTTTGTGTGTTTCCTCCCACACTCCACTTTTAATAAGCAAGGTTTTGAACTCTCTAAAGGCAATCTTAAAGGAACACAgatcttcctttctttcttacTCTAAGtctaaatgaaaatatatactAGGCTTCTCTCATTGTTAATCTCAGCCTGTTTCATAAAGGCTTTCTTTTAATCTACTTTAACCTGGGAAAAGAGAAGGTTTTTTATTATCTTCTCTGTCCTGTATCAAGCTTTTTTGTTGGTCAGTGTTATTTTAGTCCTTCACTGACTGTTGGTTTTGTTGCTCATATTTACTTGGCTTTTCTGGCAGGTATGAAAATGGATCAGCCTATTATCATGAAGATGATCGTGAAGGTCTCCTGAAAATCTGTCGGCTTGTAATTCACACCCGCTATGAGGATTACACCCTGGAGGGCTTTAATGTGCTCTACACCAAGCAGCCTGTCATATACATCAGTTCTGCAGCCAGAACTGGCCTGGGCCAAGCTCTCTGCAACCAGGTAAAGTCAGTCAGGGGATCTGGGGGTGTTTAGCTGCAATTAGAACCTTCCTGGTTCATATTGTCTGCATAGCTTTGGGAATTTTGGCAACTTATTTTTCCTCAGGGTGGGAAtaacagcaaaggaagcagagtCCATACTGGGCATATCCTCAGCTGTAGTAGAccatacatttaaaataaaagcatttgtcTGGGAAAAACACTTTGAGTTTTTATTTACAGCCTATGTTTTGCAGCAGTGTTACAGTGGGAGGATGAGAAGTTTTCTGAATATTTCCACTGAAAGCATCCTGCGTGCTAACTTTGTAAAAAATGAGTGATTGTTTCTAGGTTGCAGTGTGGTTTACACAAGCTGTTGGTCATGTGAGATAGACCTGAGCCCAAACATACATCATTTGTCCtgtgctttttccttttaatttgaTTATAAGTTTTAGCAGAAAACTTactttataatataatattaagGTTTCTATTGTCAGACTGGTTTTTGTGTCACTCTGTATTTGTGAACACATGAAAGGAGTATTTATTTCTCAGCTGAAATTCCATCTTTTCTGTTGCAGTTAGGGTTGCCCCTTTCCTGCATGTGCCGTGTGCCTTGTAACACCATGTTTGGATCTCAGCACCAAATGGTAAGTTTGTTTTCCCTAGGAGCTTTTTCTGTGCTTTGGTTGCTTTTTAAGCCTCATTAAATGAATATCAAGTATGCTGTTAGAAAAATCTGTtaagacatttatttttttgaCTTCTAAGTCTTCTGTGTTAAGGCTATGTGAATCATAGATGGAAATTTTCTAAAAGCAGTTTGTATCTTGGTCTTGTcatttgtaaaatattttaatgtcttTGAAGTAAAGTGCTTTTTAGTGCAAGATTTCTAGAATAGGAGTATTGGAGTACTTTCACAAGCTGCATGGTGAATTTGTGTTGTATTTTTCACAAATGCTTTATTCAGATTATTTCGGCTTTGAGAAGAAGAAAGTGCAAGCCAAAACCAAGGACATAGAGAATTTCTTTTCAGAACTTCAGAATGCTGTTTATTTTCAATCTTAATGCATTTTCCCAGTTCAGCAGAAATAATTCCGTGTTTGACAGACATTGTTTTCTTACTGATACCAGGATGTTGCTTTGTTGGACAGACTGATTAAAGATGATGTTGAGTGTGGAAAACTGCCTTTGTTGCTTGTGGCCAATGCTGGTAAGTGCTGTGGACAAACAGTCACAAAACCCCCCATACTACTTCATGAGTACATATtcaataaaaaaccaaaaccatataaaattaaaaaataaaaattttcctAAACAGCTCAGTGGTTGCATATCAAGAAATATCAGGAAATATCTTAATGACCACACAATAATTATCTGTCCACAGGGGATTTTATTTAACTAGTTCAAATTTGGATTGTGCTGTTACAGTTCTGCATATGCCAGTTGATGTATTAGTATGACTGTAACTTCCTTTAGTGAGTGCAAATCTCTTGttaaaaatcagttttacaCTAACACTTCAGAATTTTTTGATGGATGTGCTATCAACTTTAgcttgaaaaatatatttttcttctagtTAATTAAACACATGTACAAAATTTGCTTTAAGTATGAATGAGGGAGGTGACTGTTTCTTGCCTGGGGCCTGGAAGGTGATCTGAGTCCAAGAGGCTGATTTGGTAAGGCCTCAGTGCAGGCTGATCCTCTGTCACTGCCTTCTCCCTGTTCAACCAGGGAcgccaggagctgggcacacGGACAAGCTGGGCCGCCTGAAGGAGCTCTGTGAGCAGCACAAGATGTGGCTCCATGTGGAAGGGTATGGAACTGCACACTTGCTGCTCTGCACTTGTGTTCATTACAAAGTCTGACTCATAGACACCATCTAATTTACCAGCTCACACAGAGCCATAGGGCCAGCTTTAGTTGGTCATAGTAAGCATTTTATATGGTTATAATTTTGTTATTGTGAGATAGAAATTGATTTACGTACTCAAGATGAATTAATTGGAGAGGTAATTTCAGCGCAGATTAGTGATCACTTTTATTCAGATGGTAATCTTATCTGCCCTTGCTTTGAAGAGCttgaaatattaataaaaagaCCTTCTAGGCCAGAGAGGCCTAAAAAGACCTTCTAAGTTAGGGAGGACATTATACAGTAGTTATTGAGAATGAAATGGCACTTCAATGAAGATGGTCAAGAAGGCTTCAGCAAGAGCCAGGAGAACTGGGAGGAGGAATTAAaccaagagaaaaataaattccaggAACTTGGACAATGTCAACGACGACTCCAGTGCTCTAAGATTATATTTTTTGAAGCTGAAATGAGGACAGTATCTCCTGGTATTTTGTAGAATAGCTGTATTTGCATACTATTTATTTCTGATACCACATTGATGCTAAATTATGAATATGACCTTGGGTGATGATTTCACCAAATGTTGGACTGAAAATTTTTAGAACTAAGTAGGTTTTTACTTTTGAGTTTTCAATCTCAGAATACCAAGTAGCAACATCTCCTGCATTGTTAATGAAATATATATGAACAAAATTTACCTCCCTTTACACATcaatatgaaatatttaaactgAGATTAAAATGCTGTCTCTTAATACATATTTAATATATGCTaaacccacttttttttttccagtgtaaATCTGGCAACTTTGGCTTTAGGTTATGTCTCCTCTTCTGTACTGGTATGTTTCACTGTATCTAGAAACTTTAAAATGGGCTTATGTAAGGTTATATATGGCTTATATTGTGCTTATTGTAATAAATTTCAGGCTGCTACAAAATGTGACAGCATGACTCTGACTCTGGGCTCCTGGCTGGGgctccctgcagtgcctgcagtgACGCTCTACAGACACGAGGATCCATCCTTGGTATGTTCAGATTCTCACTCACCATCCTCCAGATCCTGGCATTCTGATTCTGAGCAGTGTGCTGCCATCTTCTTCATAGGCATCTAAATAATAATTTCCAAAGCTGGCAAAGTGGCAGCATTGAGGAGAGGTTAAcaatgctttgtttgttttcctcctcagtCCTTGGCAGCGGGGCTGACGTCGAGCCAGCCCGTGGAGAAGCTccgtgccctgcccctgtggctgtccctgcagtaCCTGGGCCATGATGGCATTGTGGACAGGATAAAACATGCCTCACAACTGGTGAGcaacagcccagcagggatttGTGACAGCTCTTGACACGTCTTTCTGGTTATTGTGATGTGTTGTAGAAGACTCAATTAAAATACTGCAGTTGTTGATAGTATAACATTGGGCTTCACCCATGATGAAAGCACAGGAAAATGTTTGAGGCAGGGTTTGTGCTTTTACTATTAGATtgtatgtatatttttataagtgagggaaaaaaagtgttCTTCCTAGACAGTGAAGTAAcataataatttccttttttgtcaCTTCTCTTAACTATTTTTGCTTGAAAGCTCTTCAGAGAGACTTTATTTTCCTACTCAGCATTGTGTTGATTTAAGTACTGGTAAATTACTTTTAGTAAAAAGGACCTCAAAATATTTCTTGAGGTACAAGTGCACTATGTTTGGAGTCCTTACTTTAGTAAAAGTTAAGGTCAAATATAATGTGTTAGTTACAAAATGCAGTGCTTATatgcaaaattattatttcttaaaGGTCACACTTTGTAGTCAGTGATCTTTTTCTGTTGCAGTCCAAATTGACAGAGGAAAACTGGATGAGTCTGACATGTTGGAGGGGTTTGCACAAAAATTGCAACTGTTTAATGGTTTTCAGAATAATTTATAACTTCTAAAACTGCATTTCTCTCCTCCATTTGTTCTCCTTCTGCTCTGGTCTTCTAGAGTCAAAGGCTGCTGGAAAACTTGAAAAACCTGGATTTCATTAAAACTTCGGTACAGTCTGTTTTTAATGCTTTGGTTGTATATCTTAGTTTCTGCCTGTTATGATAAGAATAACTTTAACtagaataaattatttaaaaatattatgttAATCATAACCATTGTTTTGAAGATGTTTGGGATCTTTCTAATTAAGTCCTGGTGTTCAGTGAAAGCTCATGGCTTGGTTGTGTGACCTCTGGATTGTGTTTGTTCCATTGCTCTGTACTGGTGCACCCATGGGAGTGCAGAAGAGCATCCAGAAGTTGTGTTCAAAGCTTGATTTAATTCCATTTAGAACATGGCTTTGCTCAGTAATACATCTATGAAACCAGTTTCCCTAAGTGTCTCTAATCTATTCTGGCTGCATCTCACCCTGCTGTTGAAATCATCTGTGAACCCTCTGATACTGTACACAAAAATTATCCCAGCTGAGGTTTCTACACCAGAAGAAGGTTTGGAAATCACAGCTAATGTATTCATTCCGAATTCAGTTTCTGTGAGATGTCCTGTCCAACAGAGTTTGGTTATTTTACTGACCCTCACCCCTGAATTTTAGTTGATATTTGATGGATAGAAAATTTAGTCAGCTTACTGAGTAAGCTGCAGAGTATTAATGGCCTTGGGAGTTCAAGTTACTGCATCACTTACTCTCATACTCAAATAAATCTTGGCATTTTTAGGATTATGAAATAGCCTCAGACTGTCTCCAGGAGTGGCACAGTCCATCTCTCTAAAGCAGGAGTAATTACAGTCTTACTTTTCCTGCTGGAACTTTCTTGATGTTTCCTAGTGATTCTGGGCTGATTTCCAAGAGAGCTCAAGCTTTGCTCAGCAGTGTAAGGAGTTGTATGTGGTgttaaatctttaaaaaagcaggggaaaatattttttttcttttaaggttGAAGATGAACTGAGTTCACCAGTGGTGGTTTTCAAGTTTTTCCAGGAATATTCAAATAGAGGTAGGTGATTTAtttaaaaccaaacaacaaccaaaaaaacaccccTCTCTATACAGTACTTTAAACTACTAATTCAATAAAATGAATTTGAGAAAAATGCAATGTAGTGCAGTTCTCTCATGTAACATGCCTTTAAAAGGTTGTGAATGCTGGTCATAATCTGTGACAAATCATCCACGTGATAGCTTCTTTTTTTAGACAGACTGCAGTGTTT
This Zonotrichia albicollis isolate bZonAlb1 chromosome 16, bZonAlb1.hap1, whole genome shotgun sequence DNA region includes the following protein-coding sequences:
- the PDXDC1 gene encoding pyridoxal-dependent decarboxylase domain-containing protein 1 isoform X2; translated protein: MVDPTLAEMGKNLNEAMKMLEDNQRKVEEENEKKYARKDIPGPLQGSGQDMVSILQLVQNLMHGEEEEETSQSYRLQNVGEQGHMALLGHSLAAYISVLDRERLRKLTTRILSDTTLWLCRLFRYENGSAYYHEDDREGLLKICRLVIHTRYEDYTLEGFNVLYTKQPVIYISSAARTGLGQALCNQLGLPLSCMCRVPCNTMFGSQHQMDVALLDRLIKDDVECGKLPLLLVANAGTPGAGHTDKLGRLKELCEQHKMWLHVEGVNLATLALGYVSSSVLAATKCDSMTLTLGSWLGLPAVPAVTLYRHEDPSLSLAAGLTSSQPVEKLRALPLWLSLQYLGHDGIVDRIKHASQLSQRLLENLKNLDFIKTSVEDELSSPVVVFKFFQEYSNRDQTSHAAQASTIQHPIISNEGHIYDTFNQWLGEQLAQLVPASGVDVVELEDEGTCVRFSPLMTSAVLGTEIQDIDHLVDCLKMKIPVLTSTLQLREEFEQEVRRTVSLLYIEDLGWPGLGVVRYNYHSDEKNDDKQEKELEKINTELLKKLNELESDLTFSLGPEFGGQKNCVYIGMVTEDLDVSELVETIAATGREIEENSRLLENMTEVVRKGIQEAQLQLQKANEERLLEEGLLRQIPVVGSVLNWFSPFQASPKGRTFNLTAGSLESTESMYVSKAQGTGTTPPPTPTSSLAKQRLPGQKAFKRSLRSSDGFSETSSISHCDDLDKLDQRPPNLSPGQEQGPLEMERAEEQKEVVQAKTDTEDIDSDQSPPDCTKAEEQASQR
- the PDXDC1 gene encoding pyridoxal-dependent decarboxylase domain-containing protein 1 isoform X1, giving the protein MDGSLEKMVDPTLAEMGKNLNEAMKMLEDNQRKVEEENEKKYARKDIPGPLQGSGQDMVSILQLVQNLMHGEEEEETSQSYRLQNVGEQGHMALLGHSLAAYISVLDRERLRKLTTRILSDTTLWLCRLFRYENGSAYYHEDDREGLLKICRLVIHTRYEDYTLEGFNVLYTKQPVIYISSAARTGLGQALCNQLGLPLSCMCRVPCNTMFGSQHQMDVALLDRLIKDDVECGKLPLLLVANAGTPGAGHTDKLGRLKELCEQHKMWLHVEGVNLATLALGYVSSSVLAATKCDSMTLTLGSWLGLPAVPAVTLYRHEDPSLSLAAGLTSSQPVEKLRALPLWLSLQYLGHDGIVDRIKHASQLSQRLLENLKNLDFIKTSVEDELSSPVVVFKFFQEYSNRDQTSHAAQASTIQHPIISNEGHIYDTFNQWLGEQLAQLVPASGVDVVELEDEGTCVRFSPLMTSAVLGTEIQDIDHLVDCLKMKIPVLTSTLQLREEFEQEVRRTVSLLYIEDLGWPGLGVVRYNYHSDEKNDDKQEKELEKINTELLKKLNELESDLTFSLGPEFGGQKNCVYIGMVTEDLDVSELVETIAATGREIEENSRLLENMTEVVRKGIQEAQLQLQKANEERLLEEGLLRQIPVVGSVLNWFSPFQASPKGRTFNLTAGSLESTESMYVSKAQGTGTTPPPTPTSSLAKQRLPGQKAFKRSLRSSDGFSETSSISHCDDLDKLDQRPPNLSPGQEQGPLEMERAEEQKEVVQAKTDTEDIDSDQSPPDCTKAEEQASQR